From Calliphora vicina chromosome 3, idCalVici1.1, whole genome shotgun sequence:
aaatttactttcaaattatatatataaaaagttcgaataattaccaaaaatctataagtaaataattatatatttttttatataatagtaaatattttatgtttttaggcgaaaaatatttattaaaacaattttttcatatattaagaaaaattaaaattgctaatatatacatatattataatttaaaaaattaattaaaaaattttggatgtAAATTGTAGTTTATTATTCAGGAGGAATTTTCATCAGAGCTATTATCATCATTTGCTGAATCACACGAATCACTTTCAAAATCAGATGGTATTTCACTTGGTATtgccaaaaaactattttacttCTTGGGGTAGTTCctgtttatttttcttgtttttgtagTTATTGGATCCGAGTTAACaattaaaaagttgaaaatatctTCTAAGTTTTCTGCCAAAAAAAATGCCAACAGGTAATTTAGAGTCACAAACTATATCTGGGCCGGCGACATGAAATAACGCCCAATTAggaaaatgaaataagtccaaaaaaagccccctaaaatatgtagtacaaatttagatattttatttgcaaataaataagaataagcAGGTGTATGTGGTTTGGAGAAACTTGTTCAActagttttttaatatattatgcAGGTCCAAGTGGGAAAATGTTAGATCGGAGGTCATggttgttttctattttaaaaaatcagttttcatTTTCGAATTATCGCCAACCGTCTCCATATGTCTGCACCCATGTGCTATGTCATGAATACAATACATGAAGTTAATAGTAAAGatcttttgttttataatttttttattttaatttttacaaaaaaacctTATTAGTTTTAAAAGTAATGAATATAGTAGGTAATCGAATTGTTTAAGGATTGTATGAcaaaatggaaataattaataaaaatgtacattagaTTCTAATTAGCGGATATTGTGCAAACACAGCAACTGGGGAACCAAAATGTGTCGGTGTAAAGATTCTGTCCGTTGCCCTGCAATGCAATCAAGCGTTTCTGCACAAATTTCTGTTCACAACGAGAATTGTAACCATTGGGAAGTTGACAGAGATTGCTGCAAGTATTCGACCTACAAGAAAGATGAAAGAAAAGAActtcatatttataataaaatgttacagaAAATATGATTGAAAAGGATCTTACGCGCATAGTTCGGCTTTAACCATTTGACGTGCTGTACTGGCTTCATTTACCACAAACATCCAGTTTCCTAAAATAAATGATTGTTTTATAAGTTTGTTGCTGTATAATGTTTTGTTGTTCGAGTTACCTTTACTATTTAGAGCTGCTTGAGGTGTAATAAATTGGGATGTTGTCTGACAAAGTGAAGTTCGTCCAGAACTCTGGCGTTTAATACGCGAATTTGTGCCCTTCTCCACTCCCACAATATCCCAGAGATCCATATTTAAAGAGACATCACGTGTCGActgagatgatgatgatgatgctgattTCGTTGAAGTTTCTTCTTCAGTCTCGTCGGTGGTATCAATTATAAGAGGTGGTTTGCCACCTTGACTTGGTATTGACTTTTTACTTAAATCACGTACAATTCGCTTTAGCCACAACGTTGGATTGTTGGGCGTGGATTTCATTGTACTGCTGCCAAATGATGAaacttgatttttattaaagtttaaacgCTGACCTGCTGACGATGTGTACAAAAGATATctgtaaaaaaaacacacacacaaaaacattaaaataatcaatttGAAAAACGACAACCGTGATAAtctctaaaaaaaatacaaacaaacaaaaaaaaaacactataaTTATTACTCACGTGGGACCTTCAGTAGTTGATGACTTTGAGAAATGATATGGATCATCATTGTAGTTTGTATTGCCATTCCTACTTCCATACGGCGGTGTCTCATAGTTGTATCCATTAAAATCTTTACCATTATTATTGTGCTGGGGGAAAATATACGCTGGATCATAAAATACGGGTGTGTCATGCCACGCAACTGTTGCAAAATCATCCCACGTCTCATCTACCAATAAATTTTTGGCCTCATAACCCCATTTATGCACGAGATGTTTAATAAGATATCTGCAATCCAAGAATAATTAAgtgttaaattttgattttatttttaatttaattcgaatggtgtttttattatttctataatCGGATATTCCATTCGCATAATAACAATTTGACACTATGGACTTCGTAAcaagtaattaaaatttataaaaaaaattcgcatTACTTTTTAACACCAATAATTAAGCTTTTGAGTAACAAGcaataaagttaattttataGTTTAATGTGTTTTATGGACAATGCCTGGCCGAGATAACAATTAGGATTTACGATTAAAGTGTGACTAATGACAAAGGGTTTTTCTCAGACCATGTTTATTTTAGAGGACGGTACGATTAAATTTTAGAGCACGTAGATCACGAATTTCATACAATATTGAACATTTCATTTGCCATCCCGGTACgttgaaataattcccaaattaAGTAACACCTcaggaaattattattttgaagggtacatatttgtcatttattctcacttattctcaccaacaaagcgtcatatgctgaaagttttgctttacttaatttaaaacaagtaagaaagtatggtcggtcaagcccgaccatataataccctacactaagtaaaagagcaaaaacatttttcttttaaaatttcaataatttatatttttgagtgattttcggaagtgggccttatataggagctatgaccaattatggacctatcaccatgaaattaggttgtgtgatttgtgtctatatgaaagttaactaaatttggtgacatgaattttgtatatataaaacttatttggagcgaattttgtgtagatacatgtataaattaaacatttatgaccgataaagtccaatttcgggaggacatttgtatgggggctaggtgaaataatggaccgatttcagccagtttcaataggcttcgtccttcggccgaaaaaattatatgtaccaaattttatagaaatatcttcgaaattgcgacatgtactctgtgcacaaggtttacatggacagccagccagccagacggacggacggacatcgtttaatcgacttagaaagtgattctaactcgatcggtatactttaaggtgggtgttagactaatgttTTTGGGCgctacacacatctgcacaaacgcataataccctccccactatggtggtgtagggtataaaaacacaccTATTGCTCACTGAAGCTCACGGAGAATTTTTTAACGTGAGAGAGATATGTTGTGCGATTCAGATGtcagtgattttgaaacggaagacaaagccaaacaagtttgaagaccaagaattggaggctccacggagattgttgtaaaaatctacaagagcatgcaaaatcattgggagctactcaagcagcaatttcaaaacttttgggAGCAGTattgtaccatacgaattgaagacgagagaccttgaaagatgattttgtatgtctgaaatgatgcttgaactctataaaaggataatatttttgaaccGCGCCGTTACTTGCAAtgaataatgaattcattacgaaAATCCGAATAGTAAGAaattgtatgtgaagcccgtccaaccagccgaatcgacgtattaatgagctgctgaaatctggccacaacatcacagagaacctgtatCAAACGCAAGCGATCATTGGCCAAAAGTTTTACAGACGTGAAACTGTAAAACTTCATCAtaacaacactcggccacatgttgcaatacctgttaaaaagtattaagaatgaagtggctgggaagttttacctcatccgctttatagttcagactgTGACCCGTCCGACCAGGGATGGCAAagttggtacaattgtactttttttttggcacaATTCGAAGATGAAAAATACCATGGTACACCAATGACTCATTtggtacaattttaaaattatttttagcttaaaaaataaattttattttttcacatatgtattaaaaattgaCTTAGTAAAATGTTGCATTAACGAATCAAATGTTAATAAGTTTGCTGTTTAAAGTTATAGCAATGTTTGCAATAGTTGTTGAAATAGGAAAGGAATTACTTCAgttgattattatttttaatgtaaagcTATGTATAAACGGCTGTCagatcttacaatattgtcTCAAGAATGTTCAGAAAATGTTTAAGAACTGTGTAAACGTCTTGAAACGTTGACGAAAAACATAATTCACAGTCAACCCGAAATTATTagtaaacttaataaaaatgttcattaatatttggttatttttccataaaatatgtttttttataaattgatatTTTGAGCTACGatactgaaatttatttgtttacaattatcTCAATGGGagaaaaaatacgaaaaagaGAAGAAATCCtgaaaataaatagaatttaaaccTACTatgccaattttgataaaattttaaacgttGACTCCTACAGTCATACAACAATTAACTAAATctgggaaaaaaatttgttacattTTGAAAGCATAGTTTTTCTTGAGTATGGCTGATTTTCAACATATCGATATAAAATTAACTGATATGCTTCTGAGTGACATACGATTCAAGGATAGTGGgtataaaagtaccaaaaagagaCCTAATGGTAATGTTTCGTTGTTCTAATTGTAcgcttttaatattttatttttagtgaaaaaaatattgttaagatttatgaaaatttgatttggaATGCTTCTtggtacaattttaaaatttcattgctactattcgatcgatgcagagcgctctgtctgggatacgcttaactttggaacagagtatccgatattggcttgattcgttcttggtttGAAATGTAGCCAGagagatgggaaaagttcatagctaacaatggccaatactttatattgtacaaaataaaagctacaaattttaaaaaatcccgcattgtAATACACACAATTatagtaagttcgggtaatatggtataggcgggtaatgtggtatagctacttttctctaaaactaagagcataaGAGTAACGGTACCAAGCTgaagagttttatgatctcagaaaattaaCATTGGGTTAGTGTACTTCATTTTAGCAGGTCATGGGAATAgtcagttttaaaaaatcagcGTGATCTTGTGGTAGActtttttttgtgatctgttaaaaattatttttttttctaaattcacgtgttttaaacttcattaattttattttaaagtcgaatgggaatattttgctattgaatatagcccagtttttgacttgttatttaaatacgtatttagttaatttttacttaaaattaagttgtatttaaatacagtttgagtttttcagtgctacataatttgtcttatttaaataagataaaagtatgattttgcttaaaacagctgttcaaccaaaacaaaaattgatacattttgcacaataagtaataaaagtttattaaacaataaaattattggtgggaaaatgcacaaaagaagctccaatcgccccgcatcggaattgtagtttttgcaagacgctgtTTTTAGCAAGacacaatagagtgaaaaaaaccaaacaacaaaagtcagctgtcaaaaacatatggtagtttatgaaacttaaatagaatttaaattgccaacgttggccatttaagtatcatttaaaaaaacactgagaaactcattttcgtatttaaatagaacttaaatataattcatatttaaatacgaagtcaaaaactggctcttattaatttataataatttaaataaaccacgtggtcggctaatgtggtatagctaaagaatttcaagcaaacaatatgccaaagaaatgtgaagtatgaaaatgggcagcggaagaATTGAAGAACGCTGAGCTATTAGAAATAACAAATGGACATttttttcgcatcagtcattcaatgtctcctacaAAGaaaagaatgtattgaggagct
This genomic window contains:
- the spz5 gene encoding protein spaetzle 5 — encoded protein: MKSIIRYFSSYNGINFIYVILAYTTVLISSATSTPPSCGLYGAPPCRFLPAPPGQTPSCARPGKTYCEHIDNYPAYLIKHLVHKWGYEAKNLLVDETWDDFATVAWHDTPVFYDPAYIFPQHNNNGKDFNGYNYETPPYGSRNGNTNYNDDPYHFSKSSTTEGPTYLLYTSSAGQRLNFNKNQVSSFGSSTMKSTPNNPTLWLKRIVRDLSKKSIPSQGGKPPLIIDTTDETEEETSTKSASSSSSQSTRDVSLNMDLWDIVGVEKGTNSRIKRQSSGRTSLCQTTSQFITPQAALNSKGNWMFVVNEASTARQMVKAELCASNTCSNLCQLPNGYNSRCEQKFVQKRLIALQGNGQNLYTDTFWFPSCCVCTISAN